The Panicum hallii strain FIL2 chromosome 5, PHallii_v3.1, whole genome shotgun sequence genome contains the following window.
ATGTCTATCTGTAGTAAGTGCTAGCTAGTACTATCTGAAACCTGAATGTACGAATGTATATCAATCAAAACCTATCTAGGACTGATGTACTAGGTATGACCAACTCTTACCGAAAAAGGTATGAATTTTGATAGCATTACCGTACTTTGTGAAGTTTCAATCCAAGTTACAACATACCATCAGAAGCCCTTCATCCTTCAAGTATAAAATCCATAGCTTTttgaacaaaaaaaaaattgtaTGTACGGAAGGGTCGGACAAAATGATAAAGCTGATATTTTCTCAACAAGTTGAATATTTAACAACGAAGAGACAATAAAATGTAGAGCCATACGTTTTGCTTTTGAGTTACCGAATCATCAATACGTGTGGTACGGCGGACAACTCCAGTTACCCTACATCTCGATAGAGTATAGTATACTTTTTGAGAGGATCGAGAAAGTTCAGTGAATGGCGAAAAATCTCTCTGCACTTCTCTGTGCATAAATAGAGCCAATCCCTCTCTTCAAAACCGACGAGTACTGAGAAGATAGTTTGTATCCAATACGCAAGGCTATATAGCTTATTGCAAGAAAGATCATATACAAACCCTTTCATATCAATCAAGATGAGCGAGAATTTCAATTTCCCCAACTTTGCCCAACAGGGACAACCCCAACCCCAAAACCTTTCTAGGGCATCTGATTCATCATCCAGGGAGGACAACAGTAGGGCTGGGCACGACAACCTCCTGCCGATCGCCAACGTCGGGCGGATCATGAAGGATGCCCTCCCGCCGCAGGCTAAGATATCGAAGCGCGCCAAGGAGACCATCCAGGAGTGCGCCACGGAGTTCATCGGCTTCGTCACCGGCGAGGCCTCCGAGAGGTGCCGCCGGGAGAGGCGGAAGACGATCAACGGCGACGACATCTGCCATGCCATGAGAAGCCTCGGTCTCGATCACTACGCCGACGCCATGCGCAGGTACCTGCAGAGGTACCGGGAGAGCGAGGAGCTCGCGGCCGCGCTCaacagcggcggcggtggcggcggcatcCAGATCGACGTGAGGGCTGAGCTGTCGATCTTCAGGGGCGACGAGCAGCAAGGCAGAAATTAACCCTGACGTGTACTGTTCTTGCAGAATCAATGCACTCCTCACCTCTGACGCGATGAGATTGGAAGAACTCTCCTATGTAAGCATGTCAATCATGGAGTCGTGTGTTCCTTTTTCTTGTCCATGTTCTGATCTCGATCTTGATTCCTGTAACGCGTGTAATTTCCGTGGTTCGTGTGAACGTTTTGGAGGAAGAGGTCGATGGTGCTCAATGTGTACAATTAACCCCTCATTCTCGTTTTGTCAGTTGCAAATAATCACGAATAATCGTTTATTCGTTTTACACTCTGTAGACACGCCAAATCTCTTGCCCTAAGCTAGCTTTCCGCGCCCAATGGCATAGCCATCCGGTGAATGTTTTGGGGGAAGAGGATAACACCGAAACGAGCAAGGATGGCCCATCTGCTCCTGTTTGGTGCATCCTTTTGGGTAAAGAAAGCCAACACATCCCGAGTAATTGGGCCTTTTGATTGCTCTCAGGTGTGGACAGAAGGTGTTTGTGCACTGTCCTATGATGGGACCGTACTATAAAATTCAAGAGCCCCAACGGCACAACAAAAAAGTTGAGGTGAAATCAAAAGGCATAGCAAGTTAGGTATAGTTtgcaattcacaataaagttcgTAGGGACCATGGCTTGAAGAAATGTTCTGGAGAGGTAGCTAGTCTGCAGCTGAGGATGTGTTTCTCCACCGTAAAGCCGTTTTGTGTTGGACATCATACGcagtctatttatctatatccTATGGAAAAATATTCTGTAAAGTATAATATCGTCCAACAACAAGTGTCAAGTTGCGAAGTGAGGATCGGTGTGGAAGCGCACTACCTGAAAAAACCATCTTGATAAACGCAAGAAATGATTAGATTCGCATGCGGAAGAAACCTTTTTACAGCCGCGCTATTCGCATGTTAGGGTTTGTCGTGTAAAGCATACCACTATCATTGTTAGATAGACTGGTTGAACTTTGACTTGAATATTGGAGTAAGCAATTGGTCAAATAATAACATTTCTCTTTTGCACAATATATAGTAAATTTCTTGTATCGCATATATAAGATTTTAAGTTCTTTATTATAAAGGTAGAGGACAACATTGTACAGAGAAGTGCTTCACGTTGCCTTTCCATGTGATTCGGTTGAATTATATTTGCAACTTTGTAAAATTAGGGAAAAGTACATATTAACGGAGCTATTTAAGAGGAGTTGGCAGAGATACGATTATCTAATGCCCAAAAAAATTAATGTGTAGTAATAAGAGAACATAACCATTTAAATTAGCGGTATATATTGCCGTGGCCTATAGATAGGAGAGGCATGAATGCTTGTTGGTTCTAAAATAACCACGCTATAATCTTtatcggtacatacagacaggggtacctcctactagtgtgttcagcccgaggggcgcgaggttatccgtaacctcgccctAAGCTTCTGGGTGacagggcgtacggcccgggcgtGATAACTGGGGGCACGGTCTTCGGACCTCCCCCGCGCACTAGCAGGTCCGGCACCTTCACGTGCCCGCAAGGACAAAGTGCTCAGGAACGGCTACCacgggcccggacctcccatccctccggggaggaggtccggtgccgccacgtgcccctgaggaagcggccgctaaaccagcaccgccacatGTCCGGTGGATTCCAGCCTTCTACGAGAAGCCAGCCCAGTTACCGCATTAAATgtgggtggttggggtgcgcgtgcccgagacagggcatgggctgccctctgacacgttgggcaggtccgggtgacatcacggtaagcccgccagttaccgaggcggcgcatcacatcacagcgccgcgtgcGAGGGGCGAGGGTCGtatggtcacatcacagcgctgCGCGTGAGCGA
Protein-coding sequences here:
- the LOC112891753 gene encoding transcriptional activator hap3-like, which produces MSENFNFPNFAQQGQPQPQNLSRASDSSSREDNSRAGHDNLLPIANVGRIMKDALPPQAKISKRAKETIQECATEFIGFVTGEASERCRRERRKTINGDDICHAMRSLGLDHYADAMRRYLQRYRESEELAAALNSGGGGGGIQIDVRAELSIFRGDEQQGRN